One Nomascus leucogenys isolate Asia chromosome 22a, Asia_NLE_v1, whole genome shotgun sequence DNA segment encodes these proteins:
- the ASIC4 gene encoding acid-sensing ion channel 4 translates to MLSGAAGAARRGGAALAPSLTRSLAGTHAGADSCAGADKGSHKETIEERDKRQQRQQRQRQHQGCGAAGSGSDSPTSGPHPVPVLLPLALSLEEQPLPPPPLGRAPGLLAREGQGREALASPSSRGQMPIEIVCKIKFAEEDAKPKEKEAGDEQSLLGAAPGAAAPRDLATFASTSTLHGLGRACGPGPHGLRRTLWALALLTSLAAFLYQAAGLARGYLTRPHLVAMDPAAPAPVAGFPAVTLCNINRFRHSALSDADIFHLANLTGLPPKDRDGHRAAGLRYPEPDMVDILNRTGHQLADMLKSCNFSGHHCSASNFSVVYTRYGKCYTFNADPRSSLPSRAGGMGSGLEIMLDVQQEEYLPIWRETNETSFEAGIRVQIHSQEEPPYIHQLGFGVSPGFQTFVSCQEQRLTYLPQPWGNCRAESELREPELQGYSAYSVSACRLRCEKEAVLQRCHCRMVHMPGNETICPPNIYIECADHTLDSLGGGPEGPCFCPTPCNLTRYGKEISMVRIPNRGSARYLARKYNRNETYIRENFLVLDVFFEALTSEAMEQRAAYGLSALLGDLGGQMGLFIGASILTLLEILDYIYEVSWDRLKRVWRRPKTPLRTSTGGISTLGLQELKEQSPCPSRGRAEGGGPSSLLPNHHHPHGPPGGLFEDFAC, encoded by the exons ATGCTGAGTGGAGCGGCTGGGGCTGCGCGGCGTGGCGGAGCAGCGCTCGCTCCCTCGCTCACTCGCTCGCTCGCAGGGACACACGCAGGGGCTGACAGCTGTGCTGGTGCTGATAAGGGAAGCCACAAGGAGACGATCGAGGAGAGAGACAAGCGGCAGCAGAGGCAGCAGCGGCAGAGGCAGCACCAGGGCTGCGGAGCTGCTGGGAGTGGGAGTGACTCCCCCACCTCGGGCCCCCACCCTGTCCCTGTCCTCCTCCCGCTTGCCCTGAGTTTAGAAGAGCAGCCACTGCCACCACCGCCACTCGGGAGGGCACCAGGGCTGCTGGCTAGGGAGGGACAGGGCAGGGAGGCTCTGGCCAGTCCCAGCAGCCGGGGACAGATGCCGATCGAGATTGTGTGCAAAATCAAATTTGCTGAGGAGGATGCGAAACCCaaggagaaggaggcaggggATGAGCAGAGCCTCCTCGGGGCTGCTCCAGGGGCAGCAGCCCCCCGGGACCTGGCCACCTTTGCCAGCACCAGCACCCTGCATGGACTGGGCCGGGCCTGTGGCCCAGGCCCCCACGGACTGCGCAGAACCCTGTGGGCACTGGCCCTACTCACCTCGCTGGCTGCCTTCCTGTACCAGGCGGCTGGCCTGGCCCGGGGCTACCTGACCCGGCCTCACCTGGTGGCAATGGACcctgctgccccagccccagTGGCGGGCTTCCCGGCTGTCACCCTCTGCAATATCAACCGCTTCCGGCATTCGGCACTCAGCGATGCCGACATCTTCCACCTGGCCAATCTGACAGGGCTGCCCCCCAAAGACCGGGATGGGCACCGTGCCGCTGGCCTGCGCTACCCAGAGCCTGACATGGTAGACATCCTCAACCGCACTGGCCACCAGCTCGCCGACATGCTCAAGAGCTGCAACTTCAGTGGGCATCACTGCTCCGCCAGCAACTTCTCTGTG gtcTATACTCGCTATGGGAAGTGTTACACCTTCAACGCGGACCCGCGGAGCTCGCTGCCCAGCCGGGCAGGGGGCATGGGCAGTGGCCTGGAGATCATGCTGGACGTCCAGCAGGAGGAGTACCTGCCCATCTGGAGGGAAACAA ATGAGACGTCGTTTGAGGCAGGTATTCGGGTGCAGATCCACAGCCAGGAGGAGCCGCCCTACATCCACCAGCTGGGGTTCGGGGTGTCCCCAGGCTTCCAGACCTTTGTGTCCTGTCAGGAACAGCGG CTGACCtacctgccccagccctggggcaACTGCCGCGCAGAGAGTGAGCTCAGGGAGCCTGAGCTTCAGGGCTACTCGGCCTACAGTGTGTCTGCCTGCCGGCTGCGCTGTGAAAAGGAGGCCGTGCTTCAGCGCTGCCACTGCCGGATGGTGCACATGCCAG GCAATGAGACCATCTGCCCACCAAATATCTACATCGAGTGTGCCGACCACACACTGG ACTCCCTGGGTGGGGGCCCCGAGGGCCCGTGCTTCTGCCCCACCCCCTGCAACCTGACGCGCTACGGGAAAGAGATCTCCATGGTCAGGATCCCCAACAGGGGCTCAGCCCGGTACCTGGCGAGGAAGTACAACCGCAACGAGACCTACATacg GGAGAACTTCCTGGTCCTAGACGTCTTCTTTGAGGCCCTGACTTCTGAAGCTATGGAGCAGCGAGCGGCCTATGGCCTGTCAGCCCTGCTGG GAGACCTCGGGGGACAGATGGGCCTGTTCATTGGGGCCAGCATCCTCACATTGCTGGAGATCCTCGACTACATCTATGAG GTGTCCTGGGATCGACTGAAGCGGGTATGGAGGCGTCCCAAGACCCCCCTGCGGACCTCCACTGGGGGCATTTCCACtttggggcttcaggagctgaaGGAACAG AGTCCCTGCCCGAGCCGGGGTCGAGCCGAGGGTGGGGGGCCCAGCAGTCTGCTccccaaccaccaccacccccacggTCCCCCAGGAGGTCTCTTTGAAGATTTCGCTTGCTAG
- the CHPF gene encoding chondroitin sulfate synthase 2, translating to MRASLLLSVLRPAGPVAVGISLGFTLSLLSVTWVEEPCGPGPPQPGDSELPLRGNTNAARRPNSVQPGAEREKPGAGEGAGENWEPRVLPYHPAQPGQAAKKAVRTRYISTELGIRQRLLVAVLTSQATLPTLGVAVNRTLGHRLERVVFLTGARGRRAPPGMAVVTLGEERPIGHLHLALRHLLEQHGDDFDWFFLVPDTTYTEAHGLARLTGHLSLASAAHLYLGRPQDFIGGEPTPGRYCHGGFGVLLSRMLLQQLRPHLEGCRNDIVSARPDEWLGRCILDATGVGCTGDHEGVHYSHLELSPGEPVQEGDPRFRSALTAHPVRDPVHMYQLHKAFARAELERTYQEIQELQWEIQNTSRLAVDGDRAAAWPVGIPAPSRPASRFEVLRWDYFTEQHAFSCADGSPRCPLRGADRADVADVLGTALEELNRRYHPALRLQKQQLVNGYRRFDPARGMEYTLDLQLEALTPQGGRRPLTRRVQLLRPLSRVEILPVPYVTEASRLTVLLPLAAAERDLAPGFLEAFATAALEPGDAAAALTLLLLYEPRQAQRAAHADVFAPVKAHVAELERRFPSARVPWLSVQTAAPSPLRLMDLLSKKHPLDTLFLLAGPDTVLTPDFLNRCRMHAISGWQAFFPMHFQAFHPAVAPPQGPGPPELGRDTGRFDRQAASEACFYNSDYVAARGRLAAASEQEEELLESLDVYELFLHFSSLHVLRAVEPALLQRYRAQTCSARLSEDLYHRCRQSVLEGLGSRTQLAMLLFEQEQGNST from the exons ATGCGGGCATCGCTGCTGCTGTCGGTGCTGCGGCCCGCAGGGCCCGTGGCCGTGGGCATCTCCCTGGGCTTCACCCTGAGCCTGCTCAGCGTCACCTGGGTGGAGGAGCCATGCGGCCCAGGCCCGCCCCAACCTGGAGACTCTGAGCTGCCGCTGCGCGGCAACACCAACGCGGCGCGCCGACCCAACTCGGTGCAGCCCGGAGCGGAGCGCGAGAAGCCCGGGGCCGGCGAAGGCGCCGGGGAGAATTGGGAGCCGCGCGTCTTGCCCTACCACCCCGCACAGCCCGGCCAGGCCGCCAAAAAGGCCGTCAG GACCCGCTACATCAGCACGGAGCTGGGCATCAGGCAGAGGCTGCTTGTGGCGGTGCTGACCTCTCAGGCCACGCTGCCCACGCTGGGCGTGGCCGTGAACCGCACCCTGGGGCACCGGCTGGAGCGTGTGGTGTTCCTGACGGGCGCACGGGGCCGCCGGGCCCCACCTGGCATGGCGGTGGTGACGCTGGGCGAGGAGCGACCCATCGGGCACCTGCACCTGGCGCTGCGCCACCTGCTGGAGCAGCACGGCGACGACTTTGACTGGTTCTTCCTGGTGCCTGACACCACCTACACCGAGGCTCACGGCCTGGCACGCCTAactggccacctcagcctggccTCCGCCGCCCACCTGTACCTGGGCCGGCCCCAGGACTTCATCGGCGGAGAGCCCACCCCCGGCCGCTACTGCCACGGAGGCTTTGGGGTGCTGCTCTCGCGCATGCTGCTGCAGCAACTGCGCCCCCACCTGGAAGGCTGCCGCAACGACATCGTCAGTGCGCGCCCTGACGAGTGGCTGGGTCGCTGCATTCTCGATGCCACTGGGGTGGGCTGCACTGGTGACCACGAG ggGGTGCACTATAGCCATCTGGAGCTGAGCCCTGGGGAGCCAGTGCAGGAGGGGGACCCTCGTTTCCGAAGTGCCCTGACAGCCCACCCTGTGCGTGACCCTGTGCACATGTACCAGCTGCACAAGGCTTTCGCCCGAGCTGAACTGGAACGCACGTACCAGGAGATCCAGGAGTTACAG TGGGAGATCCAGAATACCAGCCGTCTGGCCGTTGATGGGGACCGGGCAGCTGCCTGGCCTGTGGGCATTCCAGCACCATCCCGCCCGGCCTCCCGCTTTGAGGTGCTGCGCTGGGACTACTTCACGGAGCAGCATGCTTTCTCCTGCGCTGATGGCTCACCCCGCTGCCCACTGCGTGGGGCTGACCGGGCTGATGTGGCCGATGTTCTGGGGACAGCTCTGGAGGAGCTCAACCGCCGCTACCACCCGGCCTTGCGGCTCCAGAAGCAGCAGCTGGTGAATGGCTACCGACGCTTTGATCCAGCCCGGGGTATGGAATACACGCTGGATTTGCAGCTGGAGGCACTGACCCCCCAGGGAGGCCGCCGGCCCCTCACTCGCCGAGTGCAGCTGCTCCGGCCGCTGAGCCGTGTGGAGATCTTGCCTGTGCCCTATGTCACCGAGGCCTCGCGTCTCACTGTGCTGCTGCCTCTAGCTGCAGCTGAGCGTGACCTGGCCCCTGGCTTCCTGGAGGCCTTTGCCACTGCAGCACTGGAGCCTGGTGATGCTGCGGCAGCCCTGACCCTGCTGCTACTGTATGAGCCGCGCCAGGCCCAGCGCGCAGCCCACGCAGATGTCTTCGCACCTGTCAAGGCCCACGTGGCAGAGCTGGAGCGGCGTTTCCCCAGCgcccgggtgccatggctcagtGTGCAGACAGCCGCACCCTCACCACTGCGCCTCATGGATCTACTCTCCAAGAAGCACCCACTGGACACACTGTTCCTGCTGGCTGGGCCAGACACGGTGCTCACGCCTGACTTCCTGAACCGCTGCCGCATGCATGCCATCTCCGGCTGGCAGGCCTTCTTTCCCATGCACTTCCAAGCCTTCCACCCAGCTGTGGCCCCACCACAAGGGCCTGGGCCCCCAGAGCTGGGCCGTGACACTGGCCGCTTTGATCGCCAGGCAGCCAGCGAGGCCTGCTTCTACAACTCCGATTACGTGGCAGCCCGTGGGCGCCTGGCGGCAGCCTCAGAACAAGAAGAGGAGCTGCTGGAGAGCCTGGACGTGTACGAGCTGTTCCTCCACTTCTCCAGTCTGCATGTGCTGCGGGCGGTGGAGCCGGCGCTGCTGCAGCGCTACCGGGCCCAGACGTGCAGTGCGAGGCTCAGTGAGGACCTGTACCACCGCTGCCGCCAGAGTGTGCTTGAGGGCCTCGGCTCCCGAACCCAGCTGGCCATGCTACTCTTTGAGCAGGAGCAGGGCAACAGCACCTGA
- the TMEM198 gene encoding transmembrane protein 198, with protein MPGTVATLRFQLLPPEPDDAFWGAPCEQPLERRYQALPALVCIMCCLFGVVYCFFGYRCFKAVLFLTGLLFGSVVIFLLCYRERVLETQLSAGASAGIALGIGLLCGLVAMLVRSVGLFLVGLLLGLLLAAAALLGSAPYYQPGSVWGPLGLLLGGGLLCALLTLRWPRPLTTLATAVTGAALIATAADYFAELLLLGRYVVERLRAAPVPPLCWRSWALLALWPLLSLMGVLVQWRVTAEGDSHTEVVISRQRRRVQLMRIRQQEDRKEKRRKKRPPRAPPRGPRAPPRPGPPDPAYRRRPVPIKRFNGDVLSPSYIQSFRDRQTGSSLSSFMASPTDADYEYGSRGPLTACSGPPVRV; from the exons ATGCCGGGGACTGTGGCAACACTGCGGTTCCAGCTGCTGCCCCCTGAGCCAGATGATGCCTTCTGGGGTGCACCTTGTGAACAGCCCCTGGAGCGCAGGTACCAGGCACTGCCGGCCCTCGTCTGCATCATGTGCTGTTTGTTTGGAGTCGTCTACTGCTTCTTCG GTTACCGCTGCTTCAAGGCAGTGCTCTTCCTCACTGGGTTGCTGTTTGGCTCGGTGGTCATCTTCCTCCTGTGCTACCGAGAGCGGGTGCTAGAGACACAGCTGAGTGCTGGGGCGAGCGCGGGCATCGCTCTGGGCATCGGGCTGCTCTGCGGGCTGGTGGCCATGCTAGTGCGCAGCGTGGGCCTCTTCCTGGTGGGGCTGCTGCTCGGCCTGCTGCTCGCAGCTGCTGCCCTGCTGGGCTCCGCACCCTACTACCAGCCAGGCTCCGTGTGGGGTCCACTGGGGCTGCTGCTAGGGGGCGGCCTGCTCTGTGCCCTGCTCACTCTGCGCTGGCCCCGCCCACTCACCACCCTGGCCACCGCCGTGACTGGTGCTGCACTCATCGCCACTGCCGCTGACTACTTTGCCGAGCTGCTACTGCTGGGGCGCTACGTGGTGGAGCGACTCCGGGCCGCTCCTGTGCCCCCACTCTGCTGGCGAAGCTGGGCCCTGCTGGCACTCTGGCCCCTGCTCAGCCTGATGGGCGTTCTGGTGCAGTGGAGGGTGACAGCTGAGGGAGACTCCCACACGGAAG TGGTCATCAGCCGGCAGCGCCGACGCGTGCAACTGATGCGGATTCGGCAGCAGGAAGACCGCAAGGAGAAAAGGCGGAAAAAGAGACCTCCTCGGGCTCCCCCAAGAGGTCCCCGGGCTCCTCCCAGGCCTGGGCCACCAGACCCTGCTTATCGGCGCAGGCCAGTGCCCATCAAACGCTTCAATGGAGACGTCCTCTCCCCG AGCTATATCCAGAGCTTCCGAGACCGGCAGACTGGGAGCTCCCTGAGCTCCTTCATGGCCTCACCCACAGATGCGGACTACGAGTATGGGTCCCGGGGACCTCTGACAGCCTGCTCAGGCCCCCCGGTGCGGGTATAG